A genomic window from Streptomyces sp. 846.5 includes:
- the hppD gene encoding 4-hydroxyphenylpyruvate dioxygenase: protein MTDEFPVKGMDAIVFAVGNAKQAAHYYSTAFGMRLVAYAGPETGEQETATYVLESGSARFVFTSVVKAATERGVFLAQHVAAHGDGVVDLAIEVPDVYAAHAYAVAHGATSLAEPCELKDDHGSVVLAAIATYGETRHTLVDRSGYDGPYLPGFVARGPLVEPPDRRFFQAVDHCVGNVELGRMDEWVSFYHRVMGFTNMKEFVGDDIATEYSALMSKVVADGSRKVKFPLNEPAVARKKSQIDEYLEFYGGPGVQHLALATNDIVATVRAMRAAGVEFLDTPDSYYDTLGEWVGETRVPLEQLRELKILADRDEDGYLLQIFTKPVQDRPTVFFELIERHGSMGFGKGNFKALFEAIEREQELRGNL, encoded by the coding sequence ATGACTGACGAGTTTCCTGTGAAGGGCATGGACGCGATCGTCTTCGCGGTCGGCAACGCCAAGCAGGCCGCGCACTACTACTCGACGGCCTTCGGTATGCGGCTGGTCGCGTACGCGGGTCCGGAGACGGGCGAGCAGGAGACCGCCACCTATGTGCTGGAGTCGGGCTCGGCCCGCTTCGTGTTCACCTCGGTGGTGAAGGCGGCCACCGAGCGCGGGGTCTTCCTCGCGCAGCATGTCGCCGCGCACGGGGACGGGGTGGTCGACCTGGCCATCGAGGTCCCCGACGTGTACGCGGCCCACGCCTATGCCGTCGCCCACGGCGCGACCAGCCTCGCCGAGCCGTGCGAGCTGAAGGACGACCACGGCTCGGTGGTGCTGGCCGCCATCGCCACATACGGCGAGACCCGGCACACCCTGGTCGACCGCAGCGGCTACGACGGCCCCTACCTGCCCGGCTTCGTGGCGCGCGGCCCGCTGGTCGAGCCGCCCGACCGGAGGTTCTTCCAGGCGGTGGACCACTGTGTGGGCAATGTGGAGCTGGGCCGGATGGACGAGTGGGTGTCCTTCTACCACCGGGTCATGGGCTTCACCAACATGAAGGAGTTCGTCGGCGACGACATCGCCACCGAGTACTCCGCGCTGATGTCCAAGGTCGTCGCGGACGGCAGCCGCAAGGTGAAGTTCCCGCTCAACGAGCCTGCGGTGGCCAGGAAGAAGTCGCAGATCGACGAGTACCTGGAGTTCTACGGCGGCCCCGGCGTCCAGCACCTGGCGCTGGCGACCAACGACATCGTGGCGACGGTACGGGCGATGCGCGCGGCCGGCGTGGAGTTCCTGGACACCCCCGACTCGTACTACGACACCCTCGGCGAGTGGGTGGGCGAGACCCGGGTGCCGCTGGAGCAGCTGCGCGAGCTGAAGATCCTGGCGGACCGGGACGAGGACGGCTACCTGCTGCAGATCTTCACCAAGCCGGTGCAGGACCGGCCGACGGTCTTCTTCGAGCTGATCGAGCGGCACGGCTCGATGGGCTTCGGCAAGGGAAACTTCAAGGCGCTGTTCGAGGCCATCGAGCGGGAGCAGGAGCTCCGGGGCAATCTGTGA
- a CDS encoding S16 family serine protease, whose product MRGVLFTLPSSLSRRPVVLTVCAVVVAALLGVAAFAPLPFTIMYPGITANTLGSYPDKATDGQQPQRVITITGATVRQPSGALRMTTIEATAPQDSVSLLKAIRAWPNPREAVVPHDAVYPAGQNVQQVNATNQQEMADSQSAATTAALSYLHLDAAKVKVSINLASVGGPSAGLMFTLGIIDLLNGNGTGKAGTAGDLTNGANIAGTGAIDGAGKVSEVGGVALKTKAAAKYGATVFLVPSSECSDARADTPQGLRLVPVNTLDQAISALKALQTGTGTVPSC is encoded by the coding sequence ATGCGCGGTGTGCTGTTTACTCTGCCTTCGTCGCTGTCCCGTCGTCCCGTCGTGCTGACGGTTTGTGCTGTGGTGGTTGCGGCGTTGCTCGGGGTGGCGGCGTTCGCGCCGTTGCCGTTCACGATCATGTATCCCGGGATCACGGCCAACACGCTGGGGAGCTACCCGGACAAGGCGACGGACGGACAGCAGCCGCAGCGGGTGATCACCATCACCGGCGCGACTGTGCGGCAGCCCAGCGGCGCGCTGCGGATGACCACGATCGAGGCGACCGCGCCGCAGGACTCGGTCAGTCTGCTGAAGGCGATCAGGGCCTGGCCGAACCCGCGGGAGGCGGTCGTGCCGCACGACGCCGTCTACCCGGCCGGCCAGAACGTGCAGCAGGTCAATGCGACCAACCAGCAGGAGATGGCCGACTCGCAGTCGGCCGCGACCACGGCCGCGCTGAGCTATCTGCACCTGGACGCCGCCAAGGTGAAGGTGAGCATCAACCTCGCCAGCGTGGGCGGTCCCAGCGCAGGGCTGATGTTCACCCTGGGGATCATCGACCTGCTGAACGGCAACGGCACCGGCAAGGCGGGCACGGCCGGTGACCTGACCAACGGCGCGAACATCGCCGGCACCGGTGCGATCGACGGCGCGGGGAAGGTCTCCGAGGTCGGCGGGGTCGCGCTGAAGACCAAGGCGGCGGCCAAGTACGGCGCCACGGTGTTCCTGGTGCCCAGCTCCGAGTGCTCGGACGCGCGCGCGGACACCCCGCAGGGCCTGCGCCTGGTCCCGGTGAACACCCTGGACCAGGCCATCAGCGCCCTGAAGGCGCTGCAGACCGGCACCGGCACCGTCCCGTCCTGCTGA
- a CDS encoding helix-turn-helix domain-containing protein, with product MTAETSQTLDRGVQVLKLLADSERGLTVTELAGRLGVNRTVVYRLLATLEQHGLVRRDIGGRARVGLGVLRLAHRVHPLLREAALPALRSLAEDLGATAHLTLVDGNDALVVAVVEPSWTDFHVAYRTGLRHQLDENAAGRAILAARALPYGARPEPPFVATGAEERSGACGAAAALLGLSGIEGCVGVVMLGGMVPERVGPRVVEAAADVAEALR from the coding sequence GTGACCGCCGAGACGTCACAGACCCTGGACCGGGGGGTCCAGGTCCTCAAGCTCCTCGCGGACTCCGAGCGGGGGCTCACCGTCACCGAGCTCGCCGGGCGCCTCGGCGTCAACCGCACCGTCGTCTACCGGCTGCTGGCGACCCTGGAGCAGCACGGCCTGGTCCGCCGGGACATCGGCGGCCGGGCCAGGGTCGGCCTCGGCGTGCTGCGGCTCGCCCACCGGGTGCACCCGTTGCTGCGGGAGGCCGCGTTGCCCGCGCTGCGGAGTCTGGCCGAGGATCTCGGGGCGACGGCGCACCTGACGCTGGTGGACGGGAACGACGCACTGGTCGTCGCGGTGGTGGAGCCGAGCTGGACCGACTTCCATGTCGCCTACCGGACGGGCCTGCGGCACCAGTTGGACGAGAACGCGGCGGGCCGTGCGATTCTCGCTGCGCGGGCGCTGCCGTACGGGGCCCGGCCGGAGCCGCCCTTCGTCGCCACGGGGGCGGAGGAGCGCTCGGGTGCTTGCGGGGCGGCGGCGGCGTTGCTGGGGTTGAGCGGGATCGAGGGGTGTGTCGGGGTGGTGATGCTCGGGGGGATGGTTCCGGAGCGGGTCGGACCTCGGGTCGTCGAGGCGGCGGCGGACGTGGCGGAAGCGCTTCGGTGA
- a CDS encoding cellulose binding domain-containing protein, translating to MTSHAKPTGSRRRRSRRSTVIGASAAAAALVGGTVIALAASAGAATVGAVYSTTSDWGNGYSGQYDVSNSTSGTISNWKLSFDLPAGAKISSLWNATFTASGQHITVTPASWDSTLTTGQHAVVGFVVNGSGAPTGCAINGADCSTGSAPTPSGQPTTAAPSASAKPTASATPTKTATPTPTPSATATTGSGTGTAATSGFSPYVDTSLYPAFDTAAASAAGGAKNYNLAFVLAGGGCTPEWGGVSALDSTGVPGQIAALRKAGGDVRVSFGGANGTELAESCTSVSSLAAAYQKVIDTYGLTKIDFDVEGGATTDTVGITRRDQAVAQLQATAKAAGKTLEVSFTLPVLPSGLVQSGTDLLQNAKSNGVAVSAVNIMAMDYGDGAAPSPSGRMGTYAIDAATATQAQVKSIFGLSDADAWKRVAVTPMIGVNDTSTEVFTVADAQQLATFASTKHLAWLSMWSATRDKQCSGGAQAWADASCSSIVQSTYAFAKAFGAYTG from the coding sequence ATGACGTCACATGCCAAGCCCACCGGCTCGCGCCGCCGCCGTTCCCGCCGCTCCACCGTGATCGGCGCCTCGGCCGCGGCGGCAGCCCTCGTCGGCGGCACCGTGATCGCGCTCGCAGCCAGTGCCGGCGCGGCGACGGTCGGCGCGGTGTACTCGACCACCAGTGACTGGGGCAACGGCTACAGCGGGCAGTACGACGTCAGCAACAGCACCTCGGGCACCATCAGCAACTGGAAGCTGAGCTTCGACCTTCCGGCCGGCGCGAAGATCAGCTCGCTCTGGAACGCCACCTTCACCGCCAGCGGCCAGCACATCACGGTGACCCCGGCGAGCTGGGACAGCACCCTCACCACCGGGCAGCACGCCGTCGTCGGCTTCGTCGTCAACGGCTCCGGCGCCCCGACCGGCTGCGCCATCAACGGCGCCGACTGCTCCACCGGCAGCGCCCCCACCCCGAGCGGGCAGCCGACCACGGCCGCTCCGAGCGCGAGCGCGAAGCCCACCGCGAGCGCGACACCCACCAAGACGGCGACGCCCACGCCCACGCCGAGCGCCACCGCCACCACCGGGTCGGGCACCGGCACCGCCGCCACCAGCGGCTTCTCCCCGTATGTCGACACCTCGCTCTACCCCGCGTTCGACACCGCCGCCGCCTCGGCGGCCGGCGGGGCGAAGAACTACAACCTCGCCTTCGTCCTCGCCGGCGGCGGCTGCACGCCGGAGTGGGGCGGTGTCAGCGCGCTGGACAGCACCGGCGTCCCCGGCCAGATAGCCGCGCTGCGCAAGGCCGGCGGCGACGTCCGGGTCTCCTTCGGCGGGGCCAACGGCACCGAGCTGGCGGAGTCCTGCACCTCGGTGTCCTCGCTGGCGGCGGCCTACCAGAAGGTCATCGACACCTACGGCCTGACGAAGATCGACTTCGACGTCGAGGGCGGTGCGACCACCGACACCGTCGGGATCACCCGCCGCGACCAGGCCGTCGCGCAGCTCCAGGCGACCGCCAAGGCCGCCGGCAAGACCCTGGAGGTCTCCTTCACCCTGCCGGTGCTGCCCTCCGGCCTGGTCCAGTCCGGCACCGACCTGCTGCAGAACGCCAAGAGCAACGGCGTGGCCGTCTCGGCCGTCAACATCATGGCGATGGACTACGGCGACGGCGCCGCCCCCAGCCCCAGCGGCCGGATGGGCACCTACGCCATCGACGCGGCCACGGCCACCCAGGCCCAGGTCAAGAGCATCTTCGGGCTCTCCGACGCGGACGCCTGGAAGCGGGTCGCGGTGACCCCGATGATCGGCGTCAACGACACCAGCACCGAGGTCTTCACCGTCGCCGACGCCCAGCAGCTCGCGACCTTCGCCTCGACCAAGCACCTCGCCTGGCTGTCCATGTGGTCCGCCACCCGGGACAAGCAGTGCTCCGGCGGAGCCCAGGCCTGGGCGGACGCCAGCTGCAGCAGCATCGTCCAGTCCACCTACGCCTTCGCCAAGGCGTTCGGCGCTTACACCGGCTGA
- a CDS encoding FAD-linked oxidase C-terminal domain-containing protein has translation MSDLVDLLREGLPEAAVVTDPDVTAAYRQDMAGFCASGNPAVLVFPDTVDQVRHVMRTATALRVPVVPQGARTGLSGAANAVDGCILLSLVRMNRILEIDPVNRIAVVEPGVVNAALSQAVGVHGLSYPPDPSSWETCTIGGNIGTASGGLCCVKYGTTSEYVIGLDVVLADGELLRTGRRTAKGVAGYDLTRLLVGSEGSLGVVVGATLALRPSPPPQLALAAEFPSTDTACAAVCAVMEAGFTPSLMELMDTVSVRAVNSMAQMGLPDSTAALLLIAFDTLDPVADLAAAGEICAAHGATEVVPAADSAESELLLQARRLSLTAMDTLGTTMVDDVAVPRSALAAMINGVAEIAERFDLTIGVVAHAGDGNTHPVVVFDAADPEETARARESFDAIMALGLELGGTITGEHGVGLLKREWLAREIGPVGLELQRRVKAAFDPLGLLNPGKVF, from the coding sequence ATGAGTGACCTGGTCGACCTGCTGAGGGAGGGGCTGCCGGAGGCGGCGGTCGTCACCGATCCCGATGTCACCGCCGCCTACCGCCAGGACATGGCGGGGTTCTGCGCGAGCGGCAATCCGGCGGTGCTGGTGTTCCCGGACACGGTCGACCAGGTCAGGCATGTCATGCGGACCGCCACCGCGCTGCGGGTCCCGGTGGTCCCGCAGGGGGCGCGCACCGGGCTCTCGGGCGCGGCCAACGCCGTGGACGGGTGCATCCTGCTGTCCCTGGTGCGGATGAACCGGATCCTGGAGATCGACCCGGTGAACCGGATCGCCGTGGTCGAGCCCGGAGTCGTCAACGCGGCGCTGTCGCAGGCGGTGGGGGTGCACGGACTCAGCTATCCGCCGGACCCGTCCAGCTGGGAGACCTGCACCATCGGCGGCAACATCGGCACCGCGTCCGGTGGCCTGTGCTGTGTCAAGTACGGCACCACCAGCGAGTACGTGATCGGCCTGGACGTGGTGCTGGCCGACGGCGAGCTGCTGCGGACCGGGCGCCGCACCGCCAAGGGCGTCGCCGGGTACGACCTCACCCGGCTGCTGGTCGGCTCCGAGGGCAGCCTCGGCGTCGTCGTCGGCGCCACGCTCGCCCTGCGGCCAAGCCCGCCGCCGCAGCTCGCCCTCGCGGCCGAGTTCCCCAGCACCGACACCGCGTGTGCGGCGGTCTGCGCCGTGATGGAGGCCGGGTTCACGCCGTCGCTGATGGAGCTGATGGACACGGTCTCGGTACGGGCCGTCAACTCCATGGCGCAGATGGGCCTGCCGGACTCCACGGCGGCGCTGCTGCTGATCGCCTTCGACACCCTCGACCCGGTCGCGGACCTGGCCGCCGCCGGAGAGATCTGTGCTGCGCACGGCGCCACGGAGGTCGTCCCCGCCGCGGACAGCGCGGAGTCCGAGCTGCTGCTCCAGGCCCGCAGGCTGTCGCTGACGGCGATGGACACGCTCGGCACCACGATGGTCGACGACGTCGCCGTCCCGAGGTCGGCGCTGGCCGCCATGATCAACGGCGTCGCCGAGATCGCCGAGCGGTTCGATCTCACCATCGGGGTGGTCGCCCACGCGGGCGACGGCAACACCCACCCGGTGGTGGTCTTCGACGCGGCCGACCCCGAGGAGACGGCGCGGGCGCGGGAGTCGTTCGACGCGATCATGGCTCTGGGGCTGGAGCTGGGCGGGACGATCACGGGGGAGCACGGGGTGGGGCTGCTCAAGCGGGAGTGGCTTGCGCGGGAGATCGGGCCTGTCGGGCTGGAGTTGCAGCGGAGGGTTAAGGCGGCGTTCGATCCTTTGGGGTTGTTGAACCCGGGGAAGGTGTTCTGA
- a CDS encoding response regulator transcription factor yields the protein MATVLVVEDDPFVRSALIRHLTGAGHAVRSVGTALEALREVAQVGCDVVILDLGLPDLDGSEALKMIRGLTDVPVIISTARDDETEIVRLLNAGADDYLVKPFSGEHLSARMAAVLRRSGAAPGSGQHLQVGGLRIDLQRREVLLDGAALDLTRREFDLLAFLAARPGVVVSRRELLAEVWRQPYGTDQTIDVHLSWLRRKLGETASRPRYLHTVRGVGVRLDVPTGPPRRSPEAGTASGPEPAP from the coding sequence ATGGCAACTGTCCTGGTGGTCGAGGACGACCCGTTCGTGCGTTCCGCCCTGATCCGGCACCTGACCGGGGCCGGGCATGCCGTGCGCAGCGTCGGCACCGCGCTGGAAGCGCTGCGCGAAGTCGCGCAGGTCGGCTGTGACGTGGTGATCCTCGACCTCGGCCTGCCCGACCTGGACGGAAGCGAGGCGCTGAAGATGATCCGCGGCCTCACCGACGTCCCGGTGATCATCTCCACCGCGCGCGACGACGAGACCGAGATCGTCCGGCTGCTCAACGCCGGAGCCGACGACTACCTGGTCAAGCCCTTCTCCGGGGAGCACCTCAGCGCCAGGATGGCCGCGGTGCTGCGCCGCTCCGGCGCGGCCCCGGGCTCCGGGCAGCACCTCCAGGTCGGCGGTCTGCGGATCGACCTGCAGCGGCGCGAGGTGCTCCTGGACGGCGCCGCGCTCGACCTGACCCGGCGTGAGTTCGACCTGCTGGCCTTCCTCGCCGCCCGCCCCGGCGTGGTCGTCTCCCGGCGGGAGCTGCTCGCCGAGGTGTGGCGCCAGCCGTACGGGACCGACCAGACCATCGACGTGCACCTGTCCTGGCTGCGCCGCAAGCTCGGCGAGACCGCGTCACGGCCGCGCTATCTGCACACCGTGCGCGGGGTGGGCGTCCGCCTGGACGTGCCCACCGGGCCGCCGCGGCGCAGTCCCGAGGCGGGAACCGCGTCGGGGCCGGAGCCGGCGCCGTGA
- a CDS encoding HAMP domain-containing sensor histidine kinase: MRWALVKVSVAVTTMVALAFLLPLGLMVRETARDRAFTGAERQAAAIGPALAITGDPGELTRALASTQAGAAGMMAVHVPGHTAAAGSGGTKVTGLTTIGRPRATDAQILGATAAGHPVSTGVPGGFAYLEPVAVGSGGVAVVEVFIPNAALSQGVVTAWLVLTAVAVALVLISVLVADRLGTRIVGSARRLAGAARALGAGDLAVRVPQADDSPPELRDAAAAFNAMADRVVRLVAAERELAADLSHRLRTPLTVLRLNAAALGQGDAAEQTRHAVDQLEREVDQIIHTARGRSQGLILGDGTGTGSDEDAAPAPLSCDAAEVIRDRVAFWSALAEDEGRDWRLSGADAAAPPAVVPVASADLGAALDSLLGNIFRHTPEGTAFVVDVHRAPEAVIVLVSDAGPGIADAEAALRRGHGVGGAGSTGLGLDIVRRVAESTGGEVEVGRSAILGGSEIRVRLQTEAAGSRPPTSRSRRRPAPRVRLVR; the protein is encoded by the coding sequence GTGAGGTGGGCGCTGGTGAAGGTCTCCGTCGCGGTCACCACCATGGTCGCGCTGGCCTTCCTGCTGCCGCTCGGCCTGATGGTCCGGGAGACCGCCCGCGACCGCGCCTTCACCGGCGCGGAACGGCAGGCCGCCGCCATCGGCCCGGCACTGGCCATCACCGGCGACCCCGGGGAGCTGACCCGGGCGCTGGCCAGCACTCAGGCCGGGGCGGCCGGGATGATGGCCGTGCACGTCCCCGGACACACGGCCGCAGCCGGCAGCGGCGGCACCAAGGTGACCGGGCTGACCACGATCGGCCGGCCGCGCGCCACCGACGCCCAGATCCTCGGCGCCACCGCCGCCGGACACCCCGTCAGCACCGGCGTCCCGGGCGGCTTCGCCTACCTGGAGCCGGTCGCGGTCGGCAGCGGCGGGGTCGCCGTCGTGGAGGTGTTCATACCGAACGCGGCGCTCAGCCAGGGGGTCGTCACCGCCTGGCTGGTGCTGACCGCGGTGGCGGTGGCCCTGGTGCTGATCTCGGTGCTGGTCGCCGACCGGCTGGGCACCCGCATCGTCGGCTCGGCCCGCCGACTGGCCGGGGCCGCACGGGCGCTGGGCGCCGGCGACCTCGCGGTGCGGGTCCCGCAGGCGGACGACTCGCCGCCGGAGCTGCGGGACGCGGCCGCCGCCTTCAACGCGATGGCCGACCGGGTGGTGCGGCTGGTCGCCGCCGAACGCGAGCTCGCCGCCGACCTGTCGCACCGGCTGCGCACGCCGCTGACCGTGCTCCGGCTGAACGCCGCCGCACTGGGCCAGGGCGACGCCGCCGAGCAGACCAGGCACGCCGTCGACCAGCTGGAACGCGAGGTCGACCAGATCATCCACACCGCCCGTGGACGCAGCCAGGGGCTGATCCTCGGCGACGGCACGGGCACGGGGAGCGACGAGGACGCCGCACCGGCGCCGCTGTCCTGCGACGCGGCCGAGGTGATCAGGGACCGGGTGGCCTTCTGGTCCGCACTCGCCGAGGACGAGGGCCGGGACTGGCGGCTGTCCGGCGCCGACGCCGCTGCGCCGCCGGCCGTGGTGCCGGTGGCCTCGGCGGACCTGGGCGCGGCCCTGGACTCGCTGCTCGGCAACATCTTCCGGCACACCCCCGAGGGCACCGCCTTCGTCGTCGACGTGCACCGCGCCCCCGAAGCGGTCATCGTCCTGGTCTCCGATGCCGGTCCGGGCATCGCCGACGCCGAGGCGGCCCTGCGCCGCGGCCACGGCGTCGGCGGAGCGGGCTCCACCGGCCTCGGCCTGGACATCGTGCGCCGGGTGGCCGAGTCGACCGGCGGCGAGGTGGAGGTGGGCCGCTCGGCCATCCTCGGCGGCAGCGAGATCCGGGTCCGGCTGCAGACGGAGGCGGCCGGCTCCCGGCCCCCGACGTCCCGCAGCCGCCGCAGGCCAGCGCCCCGGGTGCGGCTGGTCCGCTAG
- a CDS encoding M1 family metallopeptidase yields the protein MIVSRLLALAATPVLAALLAGASQGGGALPGAPTAGDPYFPQSGDGGYHVVHYRLNLGYTPASRHLDATAVLTSTATQNLSSFYLDLSGLTVSSVRIDGRAVAFSRSGVKLKVTPAHALRRGRTFSTTITYSGVPKGVTDPDGSADGWIAQKDGSVFVASEPQGAMTWFPSNSHPIDKSTYEVEVTVPDGWTAVSNGRLASRRSSNGRTAFDWRETSPMAAYLATASIGKFQVQTYRTATGLPVYNAVDPAEAKAAAPVLAQLPAVIAWESTLFGRYPFDAAGAVVEHARSVGYALETQTRPVYDRAPDIDTLVHETAHQWFGDSVTLKRWKDIWLNEGFATYTEWLWDAQHGGPSTAKRFATDYALPAGNDLWSFPAGDPGDGAHIFGTPPYERGAMVLEKLRESVGDQAFFAILRSWAAEHRYGHGDTAQFIALSEKISGKKLDSLFATWLYGKGKPATP from the coding sequence ATGATCGTCAGCCGCCTTCTCGCCCTCGCTGCGACTCCCGTTCTCGCCGCCCTCCTGGCAGGTGCCTCCCAGGGGGGCGGCGCTCTGCCCGGCGCACCCACGGCCGGGGACCCGTACTTCCCGCAGTCCGGCGACGGCGGTTACCACGTCGTCCACTACCGGCTGAACCTCGGCTACACGCCCGCGTCCCGACACCTGGATGCGACGGCGGTGCTGACCTCCACGGCCACCCAGAACCTCAGCTCCTTCTACCTGGACCTTTCCGGACTGACCGTCAGCAGCGTCCGGATCGACGGCCGGGCGGTGGCGTTCAGCCGCAGCGGAGTGAAGCTCAAGGTCACGCCCGCGCACGCGCTCCGCAGGGGCCGTACCTTCAGCACCACGATCACCTATTCGGGCGTGCCCAAGGGGGTCACCGACCCGGACGGCTCGGCCGACGGCTGGATCGCGCAGAAGGACGGCTCGGTCTTCGTCGCCAGTGAGCCGCAGGGGGCCATGACCTGGTTCCCCAGCAACAGCCACCCCATCGACAAGTCGACCTACGAGGTCGAGGTCACCGTCCCGGACGGCTGGACCGCCGTCTCCAACGGCCGTCTCGCCAGCCGCCGCAGCAGCAACGGCCGCACCGCCTTCGACTGGCGCGAGACCAGCCCGATGGCGGCCTACCTGGCCACCGCCAGCATCGGGAAGTTCCAGGTGCAGACCTACCGCACCGCGACCGGCCTGCCCGTCTACAACGCCGTCGACCCGGCCGAGGCCAAGGCCGCCGCCCCGGTGCTGGCCCAGCTCCCGGCCGTGATCGCCTGGGAGAGCACGCTCTTCGGCCGCTACCCCTTCGACGCGGCCGGCGCCGTCGTCGAGCACGCCCGCAGCGTCGGCTACGCCCTGGAGACCCAGACCAGGCCGGTCTACGACCGTGCGCCCGACATCGACACCCTGGTCCACGAGACCGCGCACCAGTGGTTCGGCGACTCGGTCACTCTGAAGCGCTGGAAGGACATCTGGCTGAACGAGGGCTTCGCGACCTACACCGAGTGGCTCTGGGACGCCCAGCACGGCGGCCCCAGCACGGCCAAGCGGTTCGCCACCGACTACGCCCTCCCGGCCGGCAACGACCTCTGGTCCTTCCCGGCCGGCGACCCCGGCGACGGCGCCCACATCTTCGGCACCCCGCCCTACGAGCGCGGCGCGATGGTGCTGGAGAAGCTCCGCGAGAGCGTCGGCGACCAGGCGTTCTTCGCCATCCTGCGGAGCTGGGCCGCCGAACACCGCTACGGTCACGGCGACACCGCGCAGTTCATCGCGCTGAGCGAGAAGATTTCCGGTAAGAAGCTGGACTCGCTCTTCGCGACCTGGCTGTATGGCAAGGGCAAGCCCGCGACGCCATAA
- a CDS encoding DUF3152 domain-containing protein → MPQSTRRTPARSAGQSGGGRRRASGRGSGRRKPKRSSGPKALAALALVAVLGVGGYMLNGSGNDKATAASVLPAPGSDAASAAASSASPSASPSSSPSAAQSPSSTAALLPTSWPSSGPGTYTYATGTTKRFGTGTLKRYKVAVENGLGISAALFASEVDAILDNTKQGWSAGGLWSFQRVDSGPVAFTIYLASPETTNRRCQTFGITTVFEVLKGGVNCSNSGNQVAENVARWIDLTPAYKGQADLYHALAINHEVGHSLGHNHVTCAGAGQPAPVMMQQLKGMKGCVDNGWPYSTSGTYITGPAAA, encoded by the coding sequence ATGCCCCAGAGCACCCGCCGCACGCCAGCCCGTTCCGCCGGTCAGAGCGGCGGCGGGCGCAGACGCGCGTCCGGCCGGGGCAGCGGACGTCGTAAACCGAAACGAAGCTCCGGTCCCAAGGCGCTGGCCGCCCTGGCGCTGGTGGCGGTGCTCGGGGTCGGCGGCTACATGCTGAACGGCTCGGGCAACGACAAGGCCACCGCCGCATCGGTGCTGCCGGCCCCCGGGAGCGACGCCGCCTCGGCGGCGGCGAGCAGCGCCTCCCCCAGCGCCTCCCCCTCGTCCTCGCCCTCGGCCGCGCAGTCCCCCTCGTCCACCGCGGCCCTGCTCCCGACCAGCTGGCCCTCTTCGGGTCCGGGCACCTACACCTACGCGACCGGCACCACCAAGCGCTTCGGCACAGGCACGCTCAAGCGCTACAAGGTCGCCGTGGAGAACGGCCTGGGGATCAGCGCGGCGCTGTTCGCCTCCGAGGTGGACGCCATTCTGGACAACACCAAGCAGGGCTGGAGCGCCGGCGGCCTGTGGTCGTTCCAGCGGGTGGACTCCGGTCCGGTGGCCTTCACCATCTACCTGGCCTCGCCGGAGACGACCAACCGCCGCTGCCAGACCTTCGGCATCACCACCGTCTTCGAGGTGCTGAAGGGCGGGGTGAACTGCAGCAACAGCGGCAACCAGGTGGCCGAGAACGTGGCCCGCTGGATCGACCTGACCCCGGCCTACAAGGGCCAGGCCGACCTGTACCACGCGCTGGCGATCAACCACGAGGTCGGCCACTCGCTGGGCCACAACCATGTCACCTGCGCCGGCGCCGGGCAGCCGGCGCCGGTGATGATGCAGCAGCTCAAGGGCATGAAGGGCTGCGTCGACAACGGCTGGCCCTACAGCACCTCGGGCACCTACATCACCGGCCCCGCGGCAGCGTGA
- a CDS encoding Lrp/AsnC family transcriptional regulator has protein sequence MPAVPGIDPLDAALLALLAEDPRPGVLECSRRLGVARGTVQARLDRLRANGVIRGSAPQLDPAALGYPVTAFATLEISQGQGTDVRAHLASVPEVLELHTITGQGDMLCRIVARSNADLQRVIDRVVGFDGIVRASTAIALENPVPFRVLPLVEQAARD, from the coding sequence ATGCCCGCCGTCCCCGGAATCGACCCGCTGGACGCCGCCCTGCTCGCCCTGCTCGCCGAGGACCCGCGCCCCGGCGTGCTGGAGTGCTCGCGCCGGCTCGGCGTGGCGCGCGGCACCGTCCAGGCCCGACTCGATCGGCTGCGCGCCAACGGGGTGATCCGCGGTTCGGCGCCGCAGCTGGACCCGGCCGCCCTCGGCTACCCGGTCACCGCCTTCGCCACCCTGGAGATCTCCCAGGGCCAGGGCACGGATGTCCGGGCCCACCTGGCCTCCGTCCCCGAGGTGCTGGAGCTGCACACCATCACCGGCCAGGGCGACATGCTCTGCCGCATCGTGGCCCGCTCCAACGCCGATCTCCAGCGGGTGATCGACCGGGTCGTGGGGTTCGACGGCATTGTCCGGGCCTCGACCGCGATCGCCCTGGAAAATCCGGTTCCGTTCCGGGTGCTCCCCCTGGTCGAGCAGGCCGCCAGGGACTGA